From Hydra vulgaris chromosome 15, alternate assembly HydraT2T_AEP, one genomic window encodes:
- the LOC136091344 gene encoding mu-type opioid receptor-like isoform X1 yields the protein MEQTRTNISNSFSLEYWELIWYSLIGVLGIIGNSIVMIVVLLSKNINRTSSFHIAIFSLALADFMVSLFSLPTYIMSTDSFQKYHPQNISGDLMCKFVTGYSLPYWFLDASVFLLVFISIERRNTILYQKSLLLQHKSTKFKIATMVLIFLIALIKESLGASFIIYDPNGKQFGNFCKYCLDKNKQMILTICIFILDTVIPVVIISFCFYQISLSLKKIGIFLGKSMKVNEIDIIHIRKVKTIKTIKIIAVAFCISVLPNRILLIPSTQHQSIEWNNWISQVFVLMRLSNSFINPLIFCFQSQQFRKNLSMVFYRLYKRKCITSSRGKKQSNGYKPLPDMTF from the coding sequence aatagcTTTTCATTAGAATACTGGGAGCTAATTTGGTATTCATTGATTGGAGTTTTAGGAATAATTGGAAATAGCATTGTAATGATTGTTGtacttttatctaaaaatattaatcgCACGTCATCGTTTCATATTGCCATATTTTCATTAGCACTTGCTGACTTTATGGTATCTTTATTTAGTTTACCAACTTATATTATGTCAACTGATAGCTTTCAAAAATATCATCCCCAAAACATTAGTGGTGATTTGATGTGTAAATTTGTTACCGGTTATTCTTTACCGTATTGGTTTTTAGATGCTTCAGTTTTTTTACtcgtttttatttcaattgagAGACGAAACACAATATTGTATCAAAAATCTTTATTGCTTCAACATAAATctacaaagtttaaaattgcaacaatggttttaatttttttaattgctttaatcAAAGAATCATTAGGAGCATCGTTTATAATATATGATCCAAACGGAAAGCAGTTtggaaatttttgtaaatattgtttagACAAAAACAAGCAAATGATTCTTACAatctgtatttttattttagacacaGTAATACCTGttgttattatttctttttgtttttaccaAATCTCTTTgtcacttaaaaaaattggaatttttttaggaaaatctATGAAAGTCAATGAAATTGATATTATACATATTCGTAAagtcaaaacaataaaaacaatcaaaataatagCAGTTGCTTTTTGCATTTCTGTTTTACCGAACAGAATACTTTTAATACCCAGTACTCAACATCAAAGTATAGAATGGAATAATTGGATCTcccaagtttttgttttaatgcgattatcaaattcttttataaacCCTTTGATATTCTGTTTTCAGAGTCagcaatttagaaaaaatttgtcaaTGGTGTTTTACCGGTTGTACAAACGAAAATGTATAACATCAAGTAGAGGCAAAAAACAATCAAACGGCTACAAACCGTTGCCAGAtatgactttttaa
- the LOC136091344 gene encoding histamine H4 receptor-like isoform X2, giving the protein MEQTRTNISNSFSLEYWELIWYSLIGVLGIIGNSIVMIVVLLSKNINRTSSFHIAIFSLALADFMVSLFSLPTYIMSTDSFQKYHPQNISGDLMCKFVTGYSLPYWFLDASVFLLVFISIERRNTILYQKSLLLQHKSTKFKIATMVLIFLIALIKESLGASFIIYDPNGKQFGNFCKYCLDKNKQMILTICIFILDTENL; this is encoded by the exons aatagcTTTTCATTAGAATACTGGGAGCTAATTTGGTATTCATTGATTGGAGTTTTAGGAATAATTGGAAATAGCATTGTAATGATTGTTGtacttttatctaaaaatattaatcgCACGTCATCGTTTCATATTGCCATATTTTCATTAGCACTTGCTGACTTTATGGTATCTTTATTTAGTTTACCAACTTATATTATGTCAACTGATAGCTTTCAAAAATATCATCCCCAAAACATTAGTGGTGATTTGATGTGTAAATTTGTTACCGGTTATTCTTTACCGTATTGGTTTTTAGATGCTTCAGTTTTTTTACtcgtttttatttcaattgagAGACGAAACACAATATTGTATCAAAAATCTTTATTGCTTCAACATAAATctacaaagtttaaaattgcaacaatggttttaatttttttaattgctttaatcAAAGAATCATTAGGAGCATCGTTTATAATATATGATCCAAACGGAAAGCAGTTtggaaatttttgtaaatattgtttagACAAAAACAAGCAAATGATTCTTACAatctgtatttttattttagacaca gaaaatctATGA